The genomic region TTTTTTAAGGTTATATATTTATTTTTCAAAAAATATTTCTCCTATTAAGAACTTTCTAATTGTTCAATTGCTTTCATAACAGATTTTTTTAAATCATCTAGACGAAAAGGTTTTGGAATAAAGTCAAAAACACCTTCTTGTACTGCTCTACGAGCACTTTGGGCATCAGCATAACCGGTAATAATAATAATTTTGGCTTGAGGATTTAAAGCCTTGGCTTTTTCAAAAATCTCAAATCCATCGATATCCATCTTAAGATCTGTTACTACCACATCAAAAGGTTCTTTTTCTAAGGCCTCTAAGGCTTCTTTTCCGCTTGTATATATTAAAACTTCATAACCCATTTTTTCAAAAATTAGTTTAAGTCGTTTAACTACGATAGGTTCGTCATCAATTACCATAATTCTATATTTATGAAATGACATTTTGCCCCCTAATATTATATTTCCCTGATATAAACCCTTTAAAAGCTCTTTCTATGGATGAATCGTCTTCCATAAAGACATCAAGTTGTCTGGTAAAACCAATTAGTCGGCCAATCATTTCAAGAAGTCTTTCTATCTCTTCCAATGGTAAATTGGATAGTCTAGCGACTAACAAATCTCCTTTAGTAATAACGTTAAAATCATAATAACTAAGAATTTTTTCTATTAAACGAATACGGCGACTTCTTTTAGATAGGTCTGTTGCTCCTCCAAGAAAGCGGAAATAAATATGATTTTCTCGTACATTGGGGGAGCTATAAGTATCTAAAATATTAAAGTGATAACCAAAGCGAAGATTTAGGTTTAAATAATAAGTTGAAATGGCAGCTAAATTTTCTCCTGCATAACGTGGAGTTATATCAGGAGTTTTTATCATGCTGGAAATAAAATCTTTAATATCCATTTGAACAGCTTCAGTTTGCCATATTCCTGGTGTAAGCATACCTCTAAGAACAGCTTTAAAAGGAAGGCAGTTTACATCTTCTATTGTAACTTCATCTTTAGATTGGGCTTCATCTATTAACCCACCATCTAAATCAATAACTAATATGCCAGCCGGGATAGCTAGTTTAAGTTTTTTTGTTATATGTTTATCAAGTAAAGTTTTAGTATCTTTTCCTATATTAATAAGTTCTTGGACAGCCTTTTCATGACAAAAGCGCAGTATATCATGAAAGGTTTTACAAGCTTCAGGACGAAAATCTTTTATCAAGGGATCAACTAAGTTTAAGGGAGCCACTAGATGCAAAATTTTACGTAAGAGACGAAACTCTTTAGTATGTGCCAAGTCTAATTGAGAAGCGGCTTGAAATTTTAGGAGTTCTTCTACTCGGTCACGATAAATATAATTATCATCAGCATCAACGGTAATTACTTCTCCAGGTTTTACCAGTTCGGTAATATTGCCCATCCCTACAATAGCAGGAACACGAAATTCTCTACAAAGAGTAGCCATATGACTAGTGGGAGAACCTATATCTGTTAAAATAGCAGCAGCTTTAGGCATAATTCGTACAAAATGAGAAGAATCTCGCCGGGCCACTAAAACGGCACCTTCTGGGAATTTATCTAAATCCTCTAAGTTGTATGCAATAAAAACAGGTCCCGAAGCTATGCCTCCCTGAGCTATTAGTCCCTTTTTTTCGGCAATTATTTGGTATTTTTGTTTTATCTCTGGAAGGGGTTTTACTTCTATAACTTTATTAAGAAGTTGTAATGGGCGACTTTGTAAGATGTAAAGCGATCCTTTGTCATCTATAGTCCACTCTATATCTTGTGGCCGTTTAAAATAGCGTTCTAGTGACAATCCCGCTTTGGCTAGAACCTTGATTTCCTCATCAACAAGACATGGTTTCCTTTTAATATCTTCGGGTAAATAGGTCTCCACAATTTCTTCTTTCTGGGGAACAAAATAGTGAGTTTTTTCAAATATTTTTTTTTGCAAAATATGATTAGGGTCTTTTCGTGATACTATAAAATGATCCACAGGAAGAGAGCCCTCAACTATGGCTATTCCTAACCCCCAGTTAGCAGTAATTAAAATGGTTTCTAATTTAGGGTCCTGAGGATTAACCGTAAATATTACACCACTAGTACGTGCTTCTATGAGTTCTAAAAACCCTACAGCCATAGCCATATCAAGAAGATGACTGCCAAATCGTTTCGCATATTCAAGGGCCTTGGTACCAAAAAGACTAGCAATTACTTGTTTATAAGCTTGACTAAGGGCGGGAAGGGCAGGGGAGACATTGATTATTGTTTTAAATAGCCCAGCAAAAGATAATTCCTGGTCTTCTTCTTGAGCACTAGAACGAACAACCAACGGACGATCGCCACAAATTTCTTTATATCGTAATAGGGCGTCAGATAAATTTTTTTCTAACGATGGACTAAGTCTACCTTCAAGAATAGCTTTTTGAATCTTTTTTCTTTGTTCTTCTAATGTTATATCCCTGTTCTCAAGAGCTTTTTTAAAATTTTTAATTTCTTTTTCCAGATTATTAAAACTTATATATTCATAAAAGGCCGAAGAAGTAAGAATAAAACCATTGGGTATAGAAAAACCTAAACGACGTTTGATTTCAGCTAGGTGGGCCATTTTCCCGCCTACAAAATCTATAGCTTCTGGCCCAACTTCGTCTAACCACATTATTAGGGACACATTTTTTATATTCCCCTCTATCAAATTTTCTATTTGGGCATTTATTTGGTCAAATTTCTGATAAAGAATATCGTATTTGTTTTGACATAAAACATTTAAATTATGTATAGAACGAAAAACTGCTTCAGAAAGATCCCGGGACACTTGACGAATATAGGCCATGTCGAATATGTAATCTCCACTCAACTTGTCACCCATGTCAGCTATGAGCTCTAAGGCTTTGGTATTAGAATCAATTACTGCTCTAAATCTGGCAAAGACAGCGCGTAAAGAAATTCGCTCTTGATCACTTTGCTTTCTTCTAAGAACAGCGCCTAATTTTTTAATTATGCCCATTAATGTTTAGAACTCCCTTTGCCTCCAAATATCATGCCTACCCCTATCCCTGCCATTATAGCAATCACAATGGCTATAATTCCGTAAAGAGCTGGTCTCTTAAAAGCCAGTTCAGTAATTTTCTTTAAAAGGCCTACTTTTTGAACTTTGATAATATTTGTATTGCTTTCAACAATTTGACCATCTTTTACAGCATATACCGTAACTTTATAATTATCAGGTGGAGCTTGAAAAGGCCAGTAGGCTTTTAAAACAAAATCTGAACCATCTTTTCCGTTTTTAACTTTTATACTATTAAACTTTTGACGATAAAGGTTTAAATGTTCTTTAAATTTAATGAATTCTCTTGTCCATTTTTCCCTTTCGTTTTCAGGAACTCCTTCTATTTTTACCCCATAAAATAAAGCATTGTAGCCGATAGCATACTTTTTTTGTTCTTCTTTATTTAAAATCTTATCAATAGGTTTATTAGAGAAAACCATATAAACTATAGGTACAGGTTCAAAGGCAATTTCGCCAACATTCATCCAAAATAAACCTTTTACTTTACCTTTCCGTCTTAATACCAACTTTTCGGATTTGTCTTTAATAACAATTATATAATCTGCAGGATAATCTGTATGACCAGAAATTTCGAAATCTTTTCCGTTATAAAAAAAATGGATGGGAATATAGTTAGGAGTAACTTTAAAAGAAAGTGCGGCTTCAGCTTTTGGGAAAACAATTAATAAGAACAGACCAATGATAAAGATAGAAATCAGTAGTTTATTTCTCTTCATCATTAATGTCCTCCTTTGTAAGAGAGTAAAATATCTGGTTTCATTACTATGCTGAGTAACATTTTTATTGTTATAGCTAACACTATAATAGAAAGAAGAATTTTTAATTGATCTCCTTTTAGACGTCGTCCAATCCTAGCTCCGATTTGAGCTCCAAAAGTAGAACCTAATAGTAAAAGGATGGCTAAAATAAAATCTACAGTATGGTTAGTATAAGCTTGTAGGAAGGTAACCTCGGTGCAGGTAAACATTATCTGGAAAAGACTGGTTCCTACTACAACATGCATGGGCATACGAAGAAAATAAAGCATCACCGGCACCATGAGAAAACCTCCACCTACACCCATGATAGCGGCAAGGATTCCTACAAACATACCCAAGGCAATGGGAACTATAACTGAGTGAGAGACTCCAGACTTTTCAAAATAAACCTGGAAGGGGAGCCTACTTAGAAGAGAAGTCTTTTTAGTTTCTTCTAAAAATTCCCCAGAAGAAATGGCTGTAGCTCCTGGATTATTTTTTTGTTTGCTTTTGCGGAGAGCCATCAAACTTTCTACGAACATAAATCCGCCAACCAGGCCTAACATGACTACATAAGTAATCTTGATAAGGAAATTAGCGTTTCCCATAGCTTTTAATACTTTGATAATATGGACCCCTAGGGCACCCCCTGTAAAACCACCAATCAAAAGCAATAATCCCATCTTAAAATCAACGTTACCTAGACGCCAGTGAGCGATTACCCCAGAGGAAGAAGCAGCTACAATTTGGTTGGCATCAGTGGCAGCGGCCACGGTAGGTGGTATGCCAATCATAATGAGAAGAGGTGTCATTAAGAAACCGCCTCCAACACCAAATAATCCTGAGAGCAAACCGACCATCAAACCTAAGCCAACAATCAAAAAAATATTCACGCTAGTTAAAGCAATAGGTAAATAAAGATGCATAACTTTTCCTCCTTTCGTTTATTCCTCATAGTATGATTCAATATCTCTTTGTGATTCCGGGTCATTAGGTTTAGGGACAACAAGATACTGAAGATGAGAATAGGGCCAGTCTGGTTGGTTAATTAGCTTTTTTTCTATTTTTTCTAGCCACTTTTCTATATCTTTTATTTCTTCTCGATTTTCAATGGCGACTAATATTTGGACGGTATCTTTACGTTTCAACAAATCTAGGAGGGCGCTTTCCAAGTCTTTATCTTCGGAAAGGTATATTTTTAGTTCTATTTCCTCGGTTTCGGCCTTACTTCGTAATTTGGCCAAAAGCTTGGTCACTTCAGGAGAAGGATCTCCATCCATATCTAACAGAACGTAAACCTGACCGCCTTCTCGTTTGGCTAGCTGTAGGGCACAAAAACCTCCCCAAAGAATCACGGAAGATTCAAGCAAAACCAAAACTATGTCTTTGACCATTTTTATAGTTTCTCCTGTAAAATTTATATTATTGGGAAATAGCAATAACTATTCCAGAAAAATAGAGACGATATAATGAGGAGTTATAAACAATTAAAAAGCGGCCTGGATCTTGATGTTTAAAATTGAAATATTTGAGATCTTGCGAAGAAAATACAAAAAAACAATAAAAGGCTTTATTATCAACAATTTTTTGTTTTTATATCTATTTTGATTAATTGTTTTGAGATGTTCACTTTTGAAACCAAGCCAGGAAGAAGTTCTTAAAATATGATCAAAATTGTTTCAGAGTCGAAAAATTTATTTAACCTTGCTTAGTGCTTCGCGACATGGGCGAAGCAGTCTCTTGTTACTGTGAGCCCATATGGGCGACAGTCTTTATTCGCAAATAACAACACCGATAAAATGTCCCGCCTAAAACATAAATTTTTCCAGAAGGACTCAAGAGCTCACGAATAAAAGCTCATGCCTAATACAAAATGTCCGATAATGAACATTATGTAAAATATAATTAGCCGCGTCGCCTTCGTTCCTATTAATAGTTTTTGACAGAAAGTCTCGGTAAAGCTAAAACAACTTTTAGCCGAGAAGATTTTCTGGAGGCTTTATGGGCAAAGGTTCGGTTTTAGTAGTTGGTGGCGGAATTGCTGGGGTTCAAGCCGCTCTTGATCTGGCTGCCAGTGGTTTTTTCGTATACTTGGTGGAGAAAAAACCCGCTATCGGCGGCACCATGTCTCAACTCGATAAAACTTTTCCTACTAACGATTGTTCAATGTGTATCCTTTCTCCCAAGCTCGTGGAACTCTCCCGTAACCAAAACGTAAAACTGCTCACACTTTCCGAGGTTGTTTCATGTAAAGGCCAACCCGGGGATTTTACCGTAAAGATTAGGCGTTACCCCAGATATATAGATGAAGAAAAATGCATGGCCTGTGGTGAATGTGCCAAGAAGTGCCCTAAAAAAGTTCCCCACCAGTTTGACCAGGGACTTTCCTATCGTAAAGCTATTTATCTCATGTATCCCCAGGCTGTGCCTTTGAAATACGCCATTGATCCCGAAAACTGTATCCGTCTAAAGAAGCCGGGCAGATGTGGCTTTTGTGCTGAAGTGTGTCCATCTGGAGCTATAAATTTTGAACAAAAAATAGAAGACTTAGAAATCAATGTTGGAGTTATACTTTTAGCTACAGGTTTTGAAACGTTTGATTCGCATAAACTATATCTCCTGGGTTACGGAAATTTACCCCAGGTGATGACCTCTCTTGAATTTGAAAGAATCCTTTCGGCCTCAGGCCCTACAGGCGGCCAATTAGTTAGGCTTTATGACAGCAAGTCTATAAGAAAGATAGCCTGGCTTCAGTGTGTGGGTTCAAGAGATATAAACAGGGCCAAAACCCCCTACTGTTCTTCCATCTGTTGCATGTACGCCCTTAAACAGGCAGTCATAGCCAAGGAGCATGCTCACGGGCCACTTGAAACAGTTATTTTTTACATGGACATGCGCACCATGGGCAAAGGTTTTGAGGCTTACCTTGAAAGAGCAAAGGAAGAAGGCGTCCGTCTGGTGCGTTCACGTATTCATAGCATTTACCCTTCAGAAGATAAAATTATTTTGCGCTACTTAGATGGCGATAAGTTTAAAGAAGAAGATTTTGATCTTGTAGTTCTTTCGGTAGGAGTTAAGCCTAATTCTTCCTTACCTAATTTAGCGGAAATAACCAGCTCCTCTTTAGATGAGTTTGGTTTTCTAAAAACTGAATCTTTAGAAAGTAAGCCTGGTGTATTCGCTTTTGGCACGGCCATTGGCCCAAAAGATATTCCTGAAACGGTTACCGAGGCCATGGCGGCGGCGGCTAAGGCCGAAGAGTTTTTGGCCCCCGCCAGAAACACGGAAACCAGGAAAAAAGCCTATCTCCCTGAAAGGTTTGTCTTCCCAGAAGAGCCGCGCATAGGGGTTTTTGTCTGTCATTGTGGGTTTAATATTGCTGGCGTGGTAAAGGTGAAAGAAGTTGCCTCTTTTGCCGCTAATCTTCCAGATGTTTATTACGCTGGAGACCACACTTTTACTTGTGCCGAAAACACCATTAATAAAATTATTCAGATTATAAAAGAAAAGAACCTGAACCGTATAGTGGTAGCCGCCTGTACCCCACGAACTCACGAGCCCATTTTTCAGGACACTTTGAAAACGGCGGGCTTAAATCCCAACCTTTTTGAGATGGCCAATATTCGCGACCAGGACTCCTGGGTCCATCCCGATGATCCAGAGAGGGCTACCGAAAAGGCTAAAGAGCTGGTGCTTATGGCCGTAAACAGAGTGAGGCTTAAAAAGCCGGTTTCGGCTGGCTCTATAAAGGTTAGAAGAAAAGCTTTGGTAGTTGGCGGCGGATTAGCCGGGCTTCAAGCCGCTCTCTCTTTAGCTGATCAGGGTTTTGAGACTCATATTGTTGACAAGCAGGAAGAACTTGGCGGTTTTGCCCGAAAAATTTATCGCCCTCTTAAAGGGAAATTTTTACCCGAATTGGCTTTAGAACTAGCGGAAAAGGCCCAAAAACATCCTTTAATTAAGGTGCACTTACAGACAAAGGTAAAAGATACCTCGGGTTCGGTAGGGGATTTTAAGACCCAGCTTTCAAATGGAGAAAATATAGAACATGGCGTTGTTATCCTGGCCACCGGGGCCAGGCCCCACCTGCCCAAAGAGCCCCATTCTTTCGGCTATGGAGTCTCTCCTAAAGTCAAGCTTAACCTTGAACTTGATGAACTTATCCAAAAGAATCCTGAAAAGATAAAAAAAATAAAAGAAATAGTATTTATCCAGTGTGTGGGCTCTCGTACCCCTGAAAATCCGTACTGTAGCCGGGTGTGCTGTACCCGCACTATGGAACAGATTTTGGCTTTAAAGGACATAAACCCTAAATTAAAAATTTATGTGCTTTACCGGGATATCAGAACATACGGTTTTAAAGAACTCCTTTACCTTAAAGCCAGAAAAAAGGGAGCCCTTTTTATTCGTTATGAACCGGAAAGCCTCCCAGAAATTAAACTAAAAGATAATATTTTAGTCAAAATTTATGATTATACCGTTAAAAAAGAAATTGAATTAAAACCTGATTTACTTATTCTGGCAGTAGGAATTGAGCCAAACAAAGAAAGCAGGGAGCTCGCCAAGCTTTACAAATGTGCTTTAACGCAGGAAGGCTTTATGCTTGAGGCCCACCAAAAATTACGTCCGGTAGATTTTGCTACTGAAGGCATATTTATGGCCGGTCTCTGCCATTATCCCAAGCCTGCCGAAGAGAGTATGACGCAGGGGCTGGCCGCCGCCGCTAGAGCGGCCAATATTCTTTCTTGCGATGAACTCCCTCTTGAAGCGCAAGTAGCTGAAAGCGACCCGCGCAAATGTTCCGCCTGTGGTCAGTGCGAAAAAATCTGTCCGTATCAGGCGGTAAAACTTGAGGAGACTAAACTTTTTGGCCTGGTCTCCCGGGTTAATCGCTCTCTTTGTAAAGGATGCGGCAATTGTGTTTCTTCGTGCCGTTCAGGGGCTATAAAACTTAAAAATGTGGATGAAGAGATTTTAATATCCAGTGTTGAAGGTGTTTGTGGAAGATTGTGGTATTAAGGGGATAAAATGTCTGGTTTCGAACCCAAGATTGTAGCTTTTCTCTGCAACTGGTGCAGTTACGCCGGGGCGGATTTGGCCGGAGTTTCCCGCAGGGCCTATCCCCCGTCTCTAAGAATTATTCGGGTGCCGTGTTCTAGCAGGGTTACACCAGCCATGATACTTTCAGCCTTAAAGTCCGGGGCAGACGGGGTTTTGGTGTCAGGTTGTCACCCTGGGGATTGTCATTATCTTACGGGAAATCTTTTTGCCCGCAGGCGGTTTTTTATGTTACGCAAACTTTTGGAATTCGTTGGTATTGAACCTGAAAGAGTTGAGTTTGTCTGGGTTTCTGCCTCTGAAGGAAACGTGTTTGCCGAGCTAGTTAAAGAAATGACGGAAAGTTTGCGTCGTTTAGGTCCGAACCTTAAATTCAGAAAGACTTTGAGGAAGGAGATTCTTTGAAGGAATTAACGGAAAAAATACGCGATAAAACGCAAGAAATTCTGGCTAAAGGCCTGGTGGAAGGAATTCTCGCCTACGTAGAAAGCTCTGTGCCTTTCAAATCAAGGCCTGACTTTATTACCACTCCGGAAAAAGTTTCTGAAATTATATGGCCAGAGTTTGCGGCTCTGAATCTCCTTTCCCTTTGGCCTAAAATTAAAGGCAAACGCATAGCCCTCTTGGCTAATGGTTGTACAGCAAGGTCCCTTTCTGTACTCGTAAAAGAAGGGCAAATAAAAAGAGACGATGTTTATGTCATCGGTGTCCCCTGCCCTGGTTTTCTGGATCTCCAAAAACTTCCCTATCCTTTAAATGAAGTAAAAAATCTCAGCCGAAAGGGCACAAAAATTATTATTGAGACGGGCACACACTCAATAGAGATGCCCCTTGAAGAGGTCTTAAGAGAAAATTGTTTGTCATGTGAACACCCCTCCCCTACTCTTTACGACGAAATGCTACCCGGCAAGGCCCTTTCTGTTTCAAATGAGCCTTACCGACAGGTTGAAGAAATTGAAGGCCTTTCTGTTGAAGAGCGGGCTAATTGGTTTTTTGAAAAAATAGCCGGGCCCTGCATTCGCTGTTACGCCTGCCGTAACGCCTGCCCGCTTTGTTATTGCCCACTTTGTTTTGTAGATGATTCACGGCCCCAGTGGGTAGGAAAGACGCGTGATCCAATAGACAATGCCCTTTATCATATTGTGCGGGCCTATCATCTGGCCGGCCGCTGTGTAGATTGTGGAGCCTGTGAGGCCGCCTGCCCGTTGGGCCTCCCCTTGCGACTACTTACGAAAAAGTTAGAAAAAGAGGCTCTAATGGCTTTTGGTTACAAGGCTGGTCTTGACCTGGATAGCCCGCTTCTTTTTGAAACCTATAGCGAAAATGATCCCGAGGATTTTATGCTGCACCATCGGCTCAGGTCCCGTAAAAGGGAGGAGGCATGATCTGGTCTCTGCCTAAAAAGGCTTTATCTCTGTGGCTGGATTTTTTATCCGAAAAAGGTGCTCTTTTTGTTCCTGAAAACCAGGGTTTTGAGCCTTATCAGGGTAAGGTTTTTTTAGAAGGTAAACCAAGGCTTTCTATTAAGAGTTTTTTTCTTCCCTGGCGTGAACCGATTCTTTTTTTTGAATCTATCCCGGGAGCTATTCCTGAAAAAATAAGCCCTGAGACTAAAGGTATTATTTTTGGAGTTTTGCCCTGTGACGCCAAAGGGATAACACTTATAGAAAAAGTCTTTAAAGATGACCCCTTTTTTAAGGATAGACGAAGGCATTTTTCCCTTATCGGGTTTATTCGGGAAAAGTCCGAAGGTTGTTTTTGCGACGCCATGGGGGTTGACCCGTTTAAAGGAGAAGGGCTTGATTTGTTGGTTTTACCTGGTGAAGAC from Thermodesulfatator indicus DSM 15286 harbors:
- a CDS encoding response regulator codes for the protein MSFHKYRIMVIDDEPIVVKRLKLIFEKMGYEVLIYTSGKEALEALEKEPFDVVVTDLKMDIDGFEIFEKAKALNPQAKIIIITGYADAQSARRAVQEGVFDFIPKPFRLDDLKKSVMKAIEQLESS
- a CDS encoding PEP/pyruvate-binding domain-containing protein, which translates into the protein MGIIKKLGAVLRRKQSDQERISLRAVFARFRAVIDSNTKALELIADMGDKLSGDYIFDMAYIRQVSRDLSEAVFRSIHNLNVLCQNKYDILYQKFDQINAQIENLIEGNIKNVSLIMWLDEVGPEAIDFVGGKMAHLAEIKRRLGFSIPNGFILTSSAFYEYISFNNLEKEIKNFKKALENRDITLEEQRKKIQKAILEGRLSPSLEKNLSDALLRYKEICGDRPLVVRSSAQEEDQELSFAGLFKTIINVSPALPALSQAYKQVIASLFGTKALEYAKRFGSHLLDMAMAVGFLELIEARTSGVIFTVNPQDPKLETILITANWGLGIAIVEGSLPVDHFIVSRKDPNHILQKKIFEKTHYFVPQKEEIVETYLPEDIKRKPCLVDEEIKVLAKAGLSLERYFKRPQDIEWTIDDKGSLYILQSRPLQLLNKVIEVKPLPEIKQKYQIIAEKKGLIAQGGIASGPVFIAYNLEDLDKFPEGAVLVARRDSSHFVRIMPKAAAILTDIGSPTSHMATLCREFRVPAIVGMGNITELVKPGEVITVDADDNYIYRDRVEELLKFQAASQLDLAHTKEFRLLRKILHLVAPLNLVDPLIKDFRPEACKTFHDILRFCHEKAVQELINIGKDTKTLLDKHITKKLKLAIPAGILVIDLDGGLIDEAQSKDEVTIEDVNCLPFKAVLRGMLTPGIWQTEAVQMDIKDFISSMIKTPDITPRYAGENLAAISTYYLNLNLRFGYHFNILDTYSSPNVRENHIYFRFLGGATDLSKRSRRIRLIEKILSYYDFNVITKGDLLVARLSNLPLEEIERLLEMIGRLIGFTRQLDVFMEDDSSIERAFKGFISGKYNIRGQNVIS
- a CDS encoding TIGR02186 family protein translates to MMKRNKLLISIFIIGLFLLIVFPKAEAALSFKVTPNYIPIHFFYNGKDFEISGHTDYPADYIIVIKDKSEKLVLRRKGKVKGLFWMNVGEIAFEPVPIVYMVFSNKPIDKILNKEEQKKYAIGYNALFYGVKIEGVPENEREKWTREFIKFKEHLNLYRQKFNSIKVKNGKDGSDFVLKAYWPFQAPPDNYKVTVYAVKDGQIVESNTNIIKVQKVGLLKKITELAFKRPALYGIIAIVIAIMAGIGVGMIFGGKGSSKH
- a CDS encoding sulfite exporter TauE/SafE family protein, whose protein sequence is MHLYLPIALTSVNIFLIVGLGLMVGLLSGLFGVGGGFLMTPLLIMIGIPPTVAAATDANQIVAASSSGVIAHWRLGNVDFKMGLLLLIGGFTGGALGVHIIKVLKAMGNANFLIKITYVVMLGLVGGFMFVESLMALRKSKQKNNPGATAISSGEFLEETKKTSLLSRLPFQVYFEKSGVSHSVIVPIALGMFVGILAAIMGVGGGFLMVPVMLYFLRMPMHVVVGTSLFQIMFTCTEVTFLQAYTNHTVDFILAILLLLGSTFGAQIGARIGRRLKGDQLKILLSIIVLAITIKMLLSIVMKPDILLSYKGGH
- a CDS encoding FAD-dependent oxidoreductase; protein product: MGKGSVLVVGGGIAGVQAALDLAASGFFVYLVEKKPAIGGTMSQLDKTFPTNDCSMCILSPKLVELSRNQNVKLLTLSEVVSCKGQPGDFTVKIRRYPRYIDEEKCMACGECAKKCPKKVPHQFDQGLSYRKAIYLMYPQAVPLKYAIDPENCIRLKKPGRCGFCAEVCPSGAINFEQKIEDLEINVGVILLATGFETFDSHKLYLLGYGNLPQVMTSLEFERILSASGPTGGQLVRLYDSKSIRKIAWLQCVGSRDINRAKTPYCSSICCMYALKQAVIAKEHAHGPLETVIFYMDMRTMGKGFEAYLERAKEEGVRLVRSRIHSIYPSEDKIILRYLDGDKFKEEDFDLVVLSVGVKPNSSLPNLAEITSSSLDEFGFLKTESLESKPGVFAFGTAIGPKDIPETVTEAMAAAAKAEEFLAPARNTETRKKAYLPERFVFPEEPRIGVFVCHCGFNIAGVVKVKEVASFAANLPDVYYAGDHTFTCAENTINKIIQIIKEKNLNRIVVAACTPRTHEPIFQDTLKTAGLNPNLFEMANIRDQDSWVHPDDPERATEKAKELVLMAVNRVRLKKPVSAGSIKVRRKALVVGGGLAGLQAALSLADQGFETHIVDKQEELGGFARKIYRPLKGKFLPELALELAEKAQKHPLIKVHLQTKVKDTSGSVGDFKTQLSNGENIEHGVVILATGARPHLPKEPHSFGYGVSPKVKLNLELDELIQKNPEKIKKIKEIVFIQCVGSRTPENPYCSRVCCTRTMEQILALKDINPKLKIYVLYRDIRTYGFKELLYLKARKKGALFIRYEPESLPEIKLKDNILVKIYDYTVKKEIELKPDLLILAVGIEPNKESRELAKLYKCALTQEGFMLEAHQKLRPVDFATEGIFMAGLCHYPKPAEESMTQGLAAAARAANILSCDELPLEAQVAESDPRKCSACGQCEKICPYQAVKLEETKLFGLVSRVNRSLCKGCGNCVSSCRSGAIKLKNVDEEILISSVEGVCGRLWY
- a CDS encoding hydrogenase iron-sulfur subunit → MSGFEPKIVAFLCNWCSYAGADLAGVSRRAYPPSLRIIRVPCSSRVTPAMILSALKSGADGVLVSGCHPGDCHYLTGNLFARRRFFMLRKLLEFVGIEPERVEFVWVSASEGNVFAELVKEMTESLRRLGPNLKFRKTLRKEIL
- a CDS encoding 4Fe-4S dicluster domain-containing protein → MKELTEKIRDKTQEILAKGLVEGILAYVESSVPFKSRPDFITTPEKVSEIIWPEFAALNLLSLWPKIKGKRIALLANGCTARSLSVLVKEGQIKRDDVYVIGVPCPGFLDLQKLPYPLNEVKNLSRKGTKIIIETGTHSIEMPLEEVLRENCLSCEHPSPTLYDEMLPGKALSVSNEPYRQVEEIEGLSVEERANWFFEKIAGPCIRCYACRNACPLCYCPLCFVDDSRPQWVGKTRDPIDNALYHIVRAYHLAGRCVDCGACEAACPLGLPLRLLTKKLEKEALMAFGYKAGLDLDSPLLFETYSENDPEDFMLHHRLRSRKREEA